A part of Campylobacter concisus genomic DNA contains:
- a CDS encoding cytochrome C oxidase subunit III — MDIRELQAYGYFILTAFLAITLYAYFFHLYKSEKQGRRNYEKYSKLALDDEIGSKILEQKATKESVCNG; from the coding sequence ATGGACATTAGAGAACTTCAAGCTTATGGCTATTTTATTTTGACAGCATTTTTAGCTATCACTTTGTATGCTTATTTTTTTCATCTTTACAAAAGCGAAAAGCAAGGTAGAAGAAATTATGAGAAATATTCGAAATTAGCCCTAGATGATGAGATTGGAAGTAAAATTTTAGAGCAAAAGGCTACAAAGGAGAGCGTATGCAATGGCTAA
- a CDS encoding carbamoyl phosphate synthase small subunit, whose amino-acid sequence MKAYIYIENGVFLEAKAFGAHGECAGELVFNTSMTGYEEIMSDPSYAGQFIVFTMPEIGIVGINEDDMESLRIHASGVIMRSYNEIPSNYRSQKSLGKFFEEQGKFGVYDVDTRYLTKMLRDEGALMAYISTQISDKDELKRRLESSGRIENINYVKTVSAMDEYEHKKGAWDRNLKSYKPLKSIGKKIAVFDFGVKRNILNELCETGLEVIVVPHDTKAEILIEKFKNGEINGVFLSNGPGEPKNLKAEIGEIKKMIEARIPIFGICLGHQLLSNAFGYETYKLKFGQHGANHPVLNLETKAIEITTQNHNYNVPESIAEVAVVTHRNLFDNTIEGVRYKDYPIFSVQHHPEASGGPSESKYIFKQFLEIL is encoded by the coding sequence ATGAAAGCTTACATTTATATTGAAAATGGTGTTTTTTTAGAAGCAAAAGCTTTTGGTGCTCACGGTGAATGTGCTGGCGAGCTCGTTTTTAATACCTCGATGACTGGCTACGAAGAGATCATGAGCGATCCAAGCTATGCTGGTCAGTTTATCGTCTTTACGATGCCAGAAATAGGCATAGTAGGTATAAATGAAGACGATATGGAGAGTCTTAGGATTCATGCAAGTGGCGTTATAATGAGAAGCTACAATGAAATTCCATCAAACTACCGCTCGCAAAAATCTTTGGGAAAATTTTTCGAAGAGCAAGGTAAATTTGGCGTTTATGACGTTGATACTAGATACCTCACAAAGATGCTACGCGATGAAGGTGCCTTGATGGCTTATATCTCAACACAGATAAGTGATAAAGATGAGCTAAAACGCAGGCTTGAAAGTAGCGGGCGTATAGAAAATATAAACTACGTAAAAACAGTTAGTGCGATGGATGAGTATGAGCACAAAAAAGGCGCTTGGGATAGAAATTTAAAGTCATATAAGCCGTTAAAAAGTATTGGCAAAAAGATAGCTGTTTTTGACTTTGGCGTAAAGAGAAATATCTTAAACGAGCTATGTGAAACTGGTCTTGAAGTCATCGTTGTACCACACGATACTAAGGCTGAAATTTTAATAGAAAAATTTAAAAATGGTGAGATAAATGGGGTATTTTTATCAAATGGTCCTGGTGAGCCAAAAAATTTAAAGGCCGAAATAGGCGAGATCAAAAAGATGATTGAGGCTAGGATACCTATATTTGGCATCTGTCTTGGACATCAGCTACTATCAAACGCCTTTGGATACGAGACATATAAGCTTAAATTTGGTCAGCATGGAGCAAATCACCCAGTACTAAATCTAGAAACCAAGGCGATCGAGATAACAACACAAAATCACAACTACAACGTGCCAGAGAGTATCGCAGAAGTAGCTGTTGTGACTCATAGAAATTTATTTGACAATACAATCGAGGGCGTGAGATACAAAGACTATCCGATCTTTTCAGTCCAGCACCACCCAGAAGCAAGTGGTGGCCCAAGCGAGAGTAAATATATATTTAAGCAGTTTTTAGAAATTTTATAA
- a CDS encoding sodium:proton antiporter, with protein MHKELNRQGFYYGFPVLLATTKDKNANDDITVLSSSWTLGNTVVLGIGIENQGFKNIKNGSDITLNLCDESLLEAVQKMEKLTGDSEVPEEKKNLGYIYEHDKFKVANLSKEPGINAKTVRIKECKIQIETVVEKIELKEWFSIVTCKIAGIFVDENLLKDEKIDTQKWHPLIYKFKEYVGTCERLGLNFGFKEI; from the coding sequence ATGCATAAAGAGTTAAACAGACAAGGTTTTTACTACGGCTTTCCGGTTTTGTTAGCCACCACAAAAGATAAAAATGCAAACGATGATATCACGGTGCTTTCATCTTCTTGGACGTTAGGAAATACAGTGGTGCTTGGCATAGGCATTGAAAATCAAGGCTTTAAAAATATCAAAAATGGTTCAGATATCACGCTAAATTTATGTGATGAAAGCCTGCTAGAAGCTGTGCAAAAAATGGAAAAACTAACTGGTGATAGTGAAGTGCCAGAAGAAAAAAAGAATCTTGGCTACATCTACGAGCACGACAAATTTAAGGTGGCAAATCTCAGCAAAGAGCCTGGTATAAATGCAAAAACCGTCAGAATAAAAGAGTGCAAGATACAGATAGAAACAGTTGTAGAAAAGATAGAGTTAAAAGAGTGGTTTAGCATCGTTACTTGCAAGATTGCAGGCATTTTTGTAGATGAAAATTTGCTAAAAGATGAAAAGATAGATACGCAAAAATGGCATCCACTAATCTATAAATTTAAAGAATATGTCGGCACTTGCGAGCGTTTGGGATTAAATTTTGGATTTAAAGAGATTTGA
- a CDS encoding competence protein: MRLKLPHVPYISHKIAIDLLNCGFVRLNKGIEPIVAKTSEILTVDIQKERALDERVNELLEKNEDEMQTMQIDRKNMFWLVKKKLAGEFDVILTHEDRFSNIAHKVLETIWKSGLVDYNVSENRVKNVIYNSIDEYLKSYEKIEDDVYEMIQNYKHKLIPGTDEYDLVFERLYQDELKKRGML, encoded by the coding sequence ATGCGTTTAAAACTCCCACACGTTCCGTATATTTCACATAAAATAGCAATAGATCTTCTAAATTGTGGTTTCGTAAGACTAAATAAAGGCATTGAGCCAATCGTAGCAAAAACAAGTGAAATTTTAACAGTCGATATTCAAAAAGAAAGAGCTTTAGATGAGCGAGTAAATGAGCTTTTGGAGAAAAATGAAGACGAGATGCAAACTATGCAAATTGACCGCAAAAATATGTTTTGGCTCGTTAAAAAGAAGCTCGCAGGCGAATTTGATGTAATCTTAACTCACGAAGATAGATTTAGCAATATCGCTCACAAAGTGCTTGAAACTATTTGGAAGAGCGGCCTTGTTGACTATAATGTATCTGAAAATCGCGTAAAAAATGTGATTTATAACTCAATAGACGAGTACTTAAAAAGCTATGAGAAGATAGAAGATGATGTTTATGAAATGATACAAAATTATAAACATAAGCTAATTCCAGGAACTGATGAATATGATCTTGTCTTTGAGCGTTTGTATCAAGATGAGCTTAAAAAAAGAGGCATGCTTTAA
- a CDS encoding N- methylation, whose product MENKNRNIFALNGISGYLVAVLLLLSILGVLTYIGIGLQKDVATKPYLLKDASSIEMKSVDNAKHVIIKE is encoded by the coding sequence ATGGAAAATAAAAATAGAAACATCTTTGCTTTAAATGGCATTAGCGGTTATTTGGTGGCGGTTTTGCTTTTGCTATCTATCCTTGGCGTACTTACTTATATTGGTATTGGCTTGCAAAAAGATGTAGCAACCAAACCTTACTTATTAAAAGATGCAAGTAGCATTGAGATGAAGAGCGTTGACAACGCTAAACATGTCATTATAAAGGAGTAG
- a CDS encoding cytochrome C oxidase Cbb3, producing MQWLNLEDNINLLALIGAILIIVLTVVVAGKYVGQMKVKKDESVELSEHNWDGIGEYKNPVPFGWAVVFLLTLVWAIWYYLLGYPLNSYSQIGEYNKEVKEANAKFEKEYANPSKETLHTMGESVFLVQCSACHGITGDGIGGKAANLQIWGSEQGIVDTILNGSKGLDYPMGEMPAGLADADGAKAIAAYVAKEISAIKSTKNENLVSMGKELYAACAACHGDDGKGMDGMSADLSKYGSSEFIVDVLNRGKSGNIGVMPKFNDGRLNEIQQKAVGEYVISLSKGE from the coding sequence ATGCAATGGCTAAATTTAGAAGATAATATAAATTTACTTGCGTTAATAGGTGCCATCTTAATTATCGTACTAACTGTCGTTGTAGCTGGCAAGTATGTTGGTCAAATGAAAGTTAAAAAAGATGAAAGCGTAGAACTTAGCGAGCACAACTGGGATGGGATAGGCGAGTATAAAAACCCAGTTCCATTTGGTTGGGCGGTAGTTTTTTTACTAACGCTTGTTTGGGCGATCTGGTATTATTTACTTGGTTATCCACTAAATTCTTACTCACAAATCGGTGAATATAATAAAGAGGTAAAAGAAGCAAACGCTAAATTTGAAAAAGAGTATGCAAACCCAAGCAAAGAAACACTTCATACTATGGGAGAGAGCGTATTTTTGGTGCAATGCTCAGCATGTCATGGCATCACAGGCGATGGCATTGGTGGCAAAGCTGCAAATTTACAAATTTGGGGTAGCGAACAAGGAATAGTCGATACGATACTAAATGGCTCAAAGGGACTTGATTATCCTATGGGTGAGATGCCAGCAGGGCTAGCTGATGCTGATGGAGCAAAGGCTATCGCAGCCTATGTTGCAAAAGAGATAAGTGCTATAAAAAGTACAAAAAATGAAAATTTAGTATCTATGGGAAAAGAGCTTTACGCAGCTTGTGCAGCTTGTCACGGAGATGATGGCAAAGGCATGGATGGTATGTCGGCTGATCTTAGTAAATATGGTTCAAGTGAGTTTATAGTGGATGTACTAAATCGTGGTAAAAGCGGCAACATAGGTGTTATGCCTAAATTTAATGACGGCAGATTAAATGAGATACAACAAAAAGCAGTTGGCGAATATGTCATATCGCTATCAAAGGGCGAATAA
- a CDS encoding isoleucyl-tRNA synthetase gives MKILNAFFTGIIFALAPIFTLFVGIYNNYFSYYGISEYFNVIFVDNVPFLWLLPVFFIFGYCFFYAPFRKIFRAFYLVLLIVCAFSWYPDFGRTLGENYFMSKSLSLDISSNLKNEQKTDGKILYDGRREIYFLRSDNNKVVKISK, from the coding sequence ATGAAAATTTTAAATGCTTTTTTTACGGGTATTATATTTGCCCTTGCTCCTATTTTTACGTTATTTGTTGGAATTTACAACAACTACTTTTCTTACTATGGCATAAGCGAGTATTTTAATGTTATTTTTGTTGATAACGTGCCTTTCTTATGGCTTTTGCCCGTATTTTTTATATTTGGGTATTGCTTTTTTTACGCGCCTTTTAGAAAAATTTTTAGAGCCTTTTATTTAGTTTTGCTGATAGTTTGTGCTTTTAGTTGGTATCCTGACTTTGGACGCACTTTAGGAGAGAATTATTTTATGAGCAAATCGCTATCTTTAGATATCTCATCAAATTTAAAAAATGAGCAAAAGACTGATGGAAAGATACTTTATGATGGACGAAGAGAAATTTATTTTTTAAGAAGCGATAATAATAAAGTCGTTAAAATTTCAAAGTAA
- a CDS encoding cytochrome C oxidase Cbb3 (CcoN; FixN) codes for MRPSQLLHYDYSVAKLFMFSTIFFGIVGMAIGVLVAFQLACPDLNYIAGEYSAFGRLRPLHTNGIIFGFMLSGIFATWYYIGQRVLKVSMSESPFLMFIGKLHFWLYILVMILAVVTLFMGESTSKEYAELEWPLDIAVVIVWVLWGVSIFGLIGIRREKTLYISVWYYIATFLGVAMLYLFNNMEIPTRLVSGYGSWLHSVSMYAGSNDALVQWWYGHNAVAFVFTVAIIAQIYYFLPKESGQPIFSYKLSLFSFWGLMFIYLWAGGHHLIYTAVPDWMQTMGSVFSIVLILPSWGSAINMLLTMKGEWTQLRESPLIKFMILASTFYMFSTLEGPILAIKSVNALAHYTDWVPGHVHDGALGWVGFMTMAALYHMTPRVFKREIYSKSLMEAQFWIQTTGIVLYFASMWIAGITQGMMWRATDSYGNLLYSFIDTVVVLIPYYYIRAIGGLLYLIGFLMFTYNIYKSTSAKAILVEPKSATPMGGAKANAEVM; via the coding sequence ATGCGACCATCCCAGTTGCTACATTATGATTATAGTGTGGCAAAACTCTTTATGTTCTCCACGATATTTTTTGGTATTGTTGGCATGGCTATTGGTGTTTTGGTAGCTTTTCAGCTTGCCTGTCCTGATCTAAACTATATAGCTGGTGAGTATTCGGCATTTGGTAGATTGCGTCCTCTTCATACTAATGGTATCATTTTTGGTTTTATGCTCTCTGGTATATTTGCCACTTGGTATTACATAGGACAGCGTGTTCTAAAAGTATCAATGAGCGAATCTCCGTTTTTGATGTTCATTGGTAAGCTTCATTTTTGGCTTTATATACTTGTTATGATTCTAGCTGTTGTGACACTTTTTATGGGCGAGAGTACATCTAAGGAGTATGCCGAGCTTGAGTGGCCACTAGATATTGCAGTAGTAATAGTCTGGGTGCTTTGGGGCGTAAGTATATTTGGACTTATTGGTATACGCCGCGAGAAGACACTTTACATCTCAGTTTGGTATTACATTGCTACATTTCTTGGCGTTGCTATGCTTTATCTATTTAATAACATGGAAATTCCAACAAGACTAGTGAGTGGATATGGCTCATGGCTACACTCAGTTTCGATGTATGCTGGCTCAAATGATGCTTTGGTTCAGTGGTGGTACGGTCACAACGCAGTTGCATTTGTATTTACAGTAGCGATCATCGCCCAAATTTATTATTTCTTACCAAAAGAGAGCGGACAGCCAATATTTTCTTATAAGCTTTCGTTATTTTCATTCTGGGGCCTTATGTTTATCTATCTTTGGGCTGGCGGTCACCACCTAATATATACTGCTGTGCCTGATTGGATGCAGACTATGGGTTCGGTTTTTTCTATTGTTTTGATTTTACCTTCTTGGGGTTCAGCTATTAATATGCTTCTTACAATGAAAGGCGAATGGACACAACTTCGCGAGAGCCCGCTTATTAAATTTATGATTTTAGCTTCAACTTTTTATATGTTTTCAACTCTTGAAGGCCCTATCTTAGCTATCAAATCTGTAAATGCACTAGCTCACTATACTGACTGGGTGCCAGGACACGTACATGATGGCGCACTTGGCTGGGTTGGTTTTATGACTATGGCAGCACTTTATCACATGACGCCACGCGTCTTTAAGCGTGAAATTTATTCAAAATCCTTAATGGAAGCTCAATTTTGGATACAAACAACAGGTATCGTTTTATACTTTGCTTCTATGTGGATTGCTGGTATTACGCAAGGTATGATGTGGAGAGCGACTGATAGCTATGGAAATTTACTCTACTCATTTATTGATACTGTTGTAGTGCTTATACCTTATTATTATATTAGAGCTATTGGTGGACTTTTATATTTGATTGGCTTTTTGATGTTTACATACAATATCTACAAATCAACTTCTGCTAAAGCTATTTTGGTAGAGCCAAAAAGTGCAACGCCTATGGGCGGTGCTAAAGCCAATGCGGAGGTGATGTGA
- a CDS encoding 4-hydroxy-3-methylbut-2-en-1-yl diphosphate synthase — protein MDKKTFWPYAIVLSFIAIIIACAVTIIIALKHPVEMDSTYMQSYQNVDENITFIKESEKRFDEKFDLKFEPNFNTLNAKFKFHLTPKKGEISALKYEILLTRPQTNKENKILRASWHENDLVSEETSLKEGRWQLLLRLSDTNDTRYYKFDLNVTK, from the coding sequence ATGGATAAAAAAACCTTTTGGCCTTATGCTATCGTGCTTAGCTTCATTGCTATCATTATCGCTTGCGCAGTAACGATCATCATAGCACTAAAACATCCAGTCGAGATGGATAGCACTTATATGCAAAGCTACCAAAATGTCGATGAAAACATAACCTTTATCAAAGAGAGTGAAAAACGCTTTGATGAGAAATTTGATCTAAAATTTGAGCCAAATTTTAATACCCTAAATGCCAAGTTTAAATTTCATCTAACTCCTAAAAAAGGAGAAATTTCAGCTTTAAAATATGAAATTTTACTCACTCGCCCACAGACAAATAAAGAAAATAAAATTTTAAGAGCTTCATGGCATGAAAATGATCTAGTAAGTGAAGAAACAAGCCTAAAAGAAGGCAGGTGGCAGCTACTTTTAAGGCTAAGTGACACTAATGATACAAGGTATTATAAATTTGACCTTAATGTCACAAAATGA
- a CDS encoding CheY-P-specific phosphatase CheX: MSKILNNLTVLIVENEGDGKKIVQEVMRDKFEKVITAQNGDEGLKKFKKYNPNMVITDVFMPIMNGLDMAKCIKEISKDTPIIVFSTNSEKETLLKAIDVGIDKYVLKPIDLDDFLVTLENVAKNKIETANIIQVTNGYSFNKIKRVLIRDGVEISLTKKELAFISLLIKRLGTLVLHDEIKNVVWVGESVTEAAIRTFVKRVRDKVGSNFIKNVPGLGYKIDRRLS, translated from the coding sequence ATGAGCAAGATTCTTAATAATCTAACCGTTCTTATCGTTGAAAATGAGGGAGATGGTAAAAAAATAGTACAAGAAGTTATGCGAGATAAATTCGAAAAAGTTATCACTGCTCAAAATGGCGATGAAGGACTTAAGAAATTTAAAAAATATAATCCAAATATGGTTATAACAGACGTTTTTATGCCTATAATGAATGGTCTTGATATGGCTAAATGCATTAAAGAAATTTCAAAAGATACACCTATTATAGTTTTTAGCACAAATAGTGAAAAAGAAACACTTCTAAAAGCAATAGATGTTGGTATTGATAAATACGTTTTAAAGCCGATTGATCTTGATGATTTTTTAGTTACGTTAGAAAATGTCGCTAAAAATAAGATAGAAACAGCAAATATTATTCAGGTTACAAATGGATATAGTTTTAATAAAATAAAACGTGTGCTTATCAGAGATGGTGTTGAAATTTCTCTTACAAAAAAAGAGCTTGCATTTATATCTTTACTCATAAAAAGACTTGGTACGCTTGTACTTCACGATGAAATAAAAAATGTTGTTTGGGTTGGCGAGAGTGTGACAGAGGCTGCTATTAGGACCTTTGTTAAACGTGTCAGAGATAAAGTCGGTAGTAATTTTATAAAAAATGTTCCTGGACTTGGTTACAAAATAGATAGAAGACTCTCTTAG
- a CDS encoding peptidase S13 has protein sequence MFAWLEKNPFFFAVCVFIVIAYAGVVEILPDFANRARPLEGTKPYTVLELAGKNIYIQNGCNTCHSQMIRPFKAETDRYGMYSLSGEFAYDRPHLWGSKRTGPDLMRVGNYRTTDWHENHMLNPASVAPGSIMPAYPFLFKKNADIETAYAEALTVKKVFNTPYDEKDMPALGTFEQANANVKEQAASIVESMKDEQVKSAFAKGEIRQIVALIAYLNSLK, from the coding sequence ATGTTTGCTTGGTTAGAAAAAAATCCATTCTTTTTTGCAGTTTGCGTATTTATCGTCATAGCCTATGCTGGCGTGGTAGAAATTTTACCTGACTTTGCAAATAGAGCTAGACCACTTGAGGGTACAAAACCTTATACAGTTTTAGAGCTTGCTGGAAAAAATATATATATACAAAATGGTTGCAATACTTGTCACTCACAGATGATACGTCCGTTTAAAGCTGAGACTGATAGATATGGCATGTATTCGCTAAGTGGCGAATTTGCTTATGATCGTCCGCATCTTTGGGGTTCAAAAAGAACTGGCCCAGATCTTATGCGTGTGGGTAATTATAGAACGACAGATTGGCATGAAAATCATATGTTAAACCCAGCCTCTGTTGCGCCAGGTTCGATCATGCCAGCATATCCATTTTTATTTAAGAAAAATGCTGACATAGAGACTGCTTACGCTGAAGCACTAACTGTTAAAAAGGTTTTTAATACACCTTATGATGAGAAAGATATGCCAGCTCTTGGTACTTTTGAGCAAGCAAATGCTAATGTAAAAGAGCAGGCTGCAAGTATCGTTGAAAGTATGAAAGACGAGCAAGTAAAAAGTGCCTTTGCAAAGGGTGAAATTCGTCAGATCGTGGCGCTTATCGCTTATCTAAATAGCCTAAAATAG